In Haloarcula limicola, the genomic stretch CGCTCGGCCTCGGTCAACCCCGTCCAGAGCACGGGGACGGTTCGCATGTCGTTCCTCTGGACGAACTTCGCCAACGCGACCGGCGAGCGGGTCGTCGTCAGCGACGTCTTCCAGGGCGGGTTCTACATCGGACAGAACCAGTCGATGGTCGTCGAACGAGGACCGGGACTGGGGTTCGCGGAGGCCCAGCCGTCGCCGGATTCGCGGAGCCAGCCCGGCTCGCTCGCCCAGAGTGAGACCGTCACCTGGGTCGGCGAGCGGTCCTTCACCGACCGGCGACCATACGTCGAACTCGGGCCGCGAGAGGTCGTGCTGGCGAACGAGCCCGGTTCCGGCGGCGGTTCGCTGCTGGCCGGCGACATGCTGCCCCTCGTCGTCGGCGTCGTCGTCCTCGCGCTCGGAGCCGTCGCCGTCGCGGCGTGGCGTTCCGGTGTCGCCGAAGCCGCTCTGGGAGGCGGAGGCACGGATACCGGGGGAACGCCCACCGAGACGACACCCGGTAGCCGATCCAGAGCGCCGTCCCAACCGGAACCCGAACCGGCGGTCGCCGACGACGAGTTGCTCACCGACGACGCTCGCGTCCTCAAACTGCTCGAAGCCAACGGCGGCCGGATGAAACAGGTCGACATCGTCGACGCCACCGACTGGTCGAAGTCGAAGGTCAGCATGCTCCTTTCGGAGATGGAAGACGACGGCGAGATCAGCAAGCTCCGGGTCGGCCGAGAGAACATCATCAGTCTCGCCGGCGAGGAACCCGACGCCGCCGGCTCCCCCTTCGAAGAGGAGTGAGAAACCCACACAGAGCGCTTCCGAAACACAATCATTATACGTATCTCCGTCCTCCGATTCAATGTACGCTCCGTTGGTGTAGTCCGGCCAATCATATCACCCTCTCACGGTGATGACCAGGGTTCGAATCCCTGACGGAGCACTTCTCTATTCCAACGTGTCGAACGGTGTGTAATTCCAACGTCGAGTGCGACGAAGGGATTCGAATCACGGCGAACCGAGCGCAGCGAGGTTCGGCATCGGGTTCGAATCCCTGACGGAGCATTTCTTCCTAATCGACGTACCGAGCGATAGCAAAGCCGTTGACTACCGAGATCGGGACCGCGAGCGGTTCGTCGATTCTTTCACACGACCCGCCGTCCGTAGGTGTATGTCGACACCCGTCTTGCCGACGCTCGCCGCCGTCGTCGTACTGCTCTGCTGTAGCGCCTTCTTCTCCAGCAGCGAGACGGCGCTGTTCTCGCTCTCGCGAGAGTGGTTGGCGACCGCCGCGACGACGGACCCGCGAGCGGCCGCCGCCGAGGAGGTCTTGGCGGACCCGCATCGGCTCCTCGTGACGATTCTCGTCGGGAACAACGTCGTCAACATCGCCCTTTCGAGCCTGTTGACCGCGGTGTTCGTCGAGCAGTTCCAGTCGAGCGTCGCGGTGGTTCTGACGACGCTACTGGCCACCAGCGTCGTCCTCGTCGCCGGGGAGATCGTCCCGAAGTCCTACGGACTCGGTCACGCGCAGACGTTCGCGCTCCGGGTCGTGACGCCGCTGCGATACGTCGAGCTCCTGTTGTATCCGGTCGTCACCGTCTTCGACGCGTTCACTCGGTGGATCTCGACGCGTATCGGCGGACAACAGACCATCGAGGAGACGTACGACGAAGTGGACGGTCCGGCGGGCGCGACCGACGCCAAACAACGGGGAGGCCGCGACGAGGCGGAGCGTCCGTAGAAGTGAGCCGGTTCAGGACTCGTCCCACTCGGCCTTGCAGTCCTCGCTACAGAAGTGGACGGTCTGGACGCTGTCGTCGGCGATCCACGTCGTTACCCGGTGTGTGACCTCGTTCGCGATCGCATCGCCACAGACCTCGCAGTTCGGTGCCTCCTCCTCGTCGACGTCCTCGTGGTGGTCCGAAGTTGGGTCGACCATCTTACCTGTGCGTCGGTTCCGCCCTACTTAATCCCATAGAATCGCCGCGGATGCGAGGTCGCCCTACCGGTCCCGAGTGACGCTCTCGCCGGGGGTCGTCGTCGCGCCGGGAGAGAGGACGACGCCGGGGTTGAGGCTGGTGTTGATGGCCGTCCGAGCGCCGTCGCCCGCGACGACGCCGAACTTCCGACGGCCGGTCGAGACGCGGTCGCCCTTCACCGTCAGCTTCACTTCCGTGCCGTCGTGGCGGAGGTTCGCCACCTGCGTTCCCGCGCCGAAGTTCACGTCGTGGCCCAGCACGCTGTCGCCGACGTAGGAGACGTGCGGGACGTTCGAATCGGCCATGACGACGGTGTTCTTGATCTCGACGCCGTGACCGATATGCGCGTTCTCGCCGAGCATCGTCGCGCCGCGGACGTACGCGTTCGGCCCGAGGTGAGCGCCCGACCGGACGAGCGCCGGTCCCTCGATGGTGACGCCCGGCTCGATGACCGCGCCTTCCTCGACGACGACGTTGCCGCGGAGCTCCGCGTCGCCGCGGACGTCGCCGTCGACGCGGCGGGTCTGCTCGTCGAGTTTCCACTCGTTGGCTTCGAGCAGTTCCCACGGCCGGCCCACGTCCAGCCATCGGTCGACTTCGACGGCCGTGACCGAGCGCTCCTCGATGACACGGGCGACCACGTCGGTGATCTCGCGCTCGCCGCGGTCGCTAAGTGGGACGTCCAGCCACTCCCGGGCTTCGGCGGGGAAGACGTACGCCCCGGCGTTCGCCAGTTCCGTCGGCGGGTCTTCGGGTTTCTCGACGATATCCGTGACGCTGTCGCCGTCCGTCGAGAGGACGCCGTAGTTCGAGGGGTCGCCGACGCGGAACGCCGCGATAGAGGGGGCGGCGTCGAACAGCGTCGAGATGCTCTCCTCGTCGTAGAGGTTGTCGCCGTTGAGAACCGCGAACGGTCCGTCTAAGTATTCGTACGCGGCGCTGACGGCGTCGGCCGTCCCCTGCTGTTCCTCCTGGACGGCGAAGGAGACCGGCGCACCGCGGTACGTCTCGCCGAAGTACGACCGGACGGCATCTGCCTCGTATCCCACCACGAAGATCAGTTCGTCGGCCCCGGCCTCGATGGCCATGTCGGCGGTGTGGGCGACGAGCGGTCTGTCGGCGACGGGCAGCATGGGTTTCGGCGTGTTCGCGGTCAACGGACGCATCCGTGTACCTTCCCCGGCCGCGAGAACGACTGCTTGCATGTGGTCCGTCTGTCTCGTGGATTGGGGAAATAGCTACTGCCTTCACTCTCTTACTGTTCGTTTCGGCGACATCCGCACTCGGTATCGGTAGGCTGTCGCGAAGTGGTTCGAGCCTCGACGGCTGGACGCCGTCGGTGTTCGAACCCGTCGGCGAGTTAGCTGTCGCCGCTCCCGATTTCGTAACGCCTGAGAACGTCGCGGACGCTCTACTGTTCCGTTACGTCGATAGAAACGTGCTCGGTATGGGATTTGAACCCATGTCCTCGGCTCGAAAGGCCAAGATGATTGGCCGGACTACACCAACCGAGCGCATTCTGGCGTTTCGGGTGCTCCAATTTAACCCCATCGAAATCCCGGCTCTCTGAGGCGCGGTCACACGCGCCGCCTGGTCCGTCTCCGAGGCCGTTCGACGACTGGCGGCGTGCGGTCGTGGAAAACGAATGCGTCGGTATCACCGCGCAGTTCGATCAGAGCTACGCTCTGACAGCGGTCACCTCACTTCCCTTGGAAGTCCGGTTCCCTTCCGAGAGAGCGAGCTCTCTCGACGTTCGCCCTATTTCCCCTGGAAATCGGGCTCCCCGTCGCCCATGAACGCCGTGACGCCCTCCATGATGTCCTCCGTCCCGAAGAGTTGGCCGAAGGCCTGACACTCGACCGCGAGGC encodes the following:
- a CDS encoding helix-turn-helix transcriptional regulator; translated protein: MSRAAAAVVVALLLVPSLAAGPALSAPEPASVQTPDGFTETTFRVTVYENGSATWAIEHQTPLTNESEQETFEAFAEEFENNETELYVDFVEQAGLLTQYGTNQTGRAMGARTFDRSASVNPVQSTGTVRMSFLWTNFANATGERVVVSDVFQGGFYIGQNQSMVVERGPGLGFAEAQPSPDSRSQPGSLAQSETVTWVGERSFTDRRPYVELGPREVVLANEPGSGGGSLLAGDMLPLVVGVVVLALGAVAVAAWRSGVAEAALGGGGTDTGGTPTETTPGSRSRAPSQPEPEPAVADDELLTDDARVLKLLEANGGRMKQVDIVDATDWSKSKVSMLLSEMEDDGEISKLRVGRENIISLAGEEPDAAGSPFEEE
- a CDS encoding DUF21 domain-containing protein yields the protein MSTPVLPTLAAVVVLLCCSAFFSSSETALFSLSREWLATAATTDPRAAAAEEVLADPHRLLVTILVGNNVVNIALSSLLTAVFVEQFQSSVAVVLTTLLATSVVLVAGEIVPKSYGLGHAQTFALRVVTPLRYVELLLYPVVTVFDAFTRWISTRIGGQQTIEETYDEVDGPAGATDAKQRGGRDEAERP
- a CDS encoding DUF7576 family protein gives rise to the protein MVDPTSDHHEDVDEEEAPNCEVCGDAIANEVTHRVTTWIADDSVQTVHFCSEDCKAEWDES
- the glmU gene encoding bifunctional sugar-1-phosphate nucleotidylyltransferase/acetyltransferase; this encodes MQAVVLAAGEGTRMRPLTANTPKPMLPVADRPLVAHTADMAIEAGADELIFVVGYEADAVRSYFGETYRGAPVSFAVQEEQQGTADAVSAAYEYLDGPFAVLNGDNLYDEESISTLFDAAPSIAAFRVGDPSNYGVLSTDGDSVTDIVEKPEDPPTELANAGAYVFPAEAREWLDVPLSDRGEREITDVVARVIEERSVTAVEVDRWLDVGRPWELLEANEWKLDEQTRRVDGDVRGDAELRGNVVVEEGAVIEPGVTIEGPALVRSGAHLGPNAYVRGATMLGENAHIGHGVEIKNTVVMADSNVPHVSYVGDSVLGHDVNFGAGTQVANLRHDGTEVKLTVKGDRVSTGRRKFGVVAGDGARTAINTSLNPGVVLSPGATTTPGESVTRDR